The DNA sequence GACAGTGAACAGCGACTGCTACGCAGTGGTCGGCAACCCGATCGGCCATTCGCTGTCACCACGGATCCATGCATTGTTCGCCGAACAGACCCGACAGGACCTGGTGTACGAGGCGCGCCTGAGCGATCCGGAGCATTTCGCCCGCGACGTGCGTGCGTGGTTCGGGAACGGACTGCGCGGCCTGAACGTGACCGTGCCGTTCAAGGAGGACGCATTCCGGCTGGTCGACCTGCACACCCAGCGGGCGGAACGTGCCGGCGCGGTAAATACGATCTGGGCCGAAGCCGACGGCCGCCTGACCGGCGACAACACCGACGGAACCGGCTTTCTTCGTGACCTGACCGGCCGTCTCGGCGTCGACCCGGCGCGAAACAGCATCCTGATCCTGGGTGCGGGCGGCGCTGCCCGCGGCCTGCTGGAACCGCTGTTGCGCGGCCGACCGGCACGCATGGTCGTCGCCAACCGCACACGCGCGAAGGCCGAGACACTGGTTGCGGCCTTCGCCGACCTCGCCGGGGATGCCGCGCTGTCGTCCAGCGGGCTCGACGACATCCCGCCCGGACCCTACGACCTGGTGGTCAACGCCACCGCGGCAGGGCTGTCCGCGAGCCGCCCGGAGCTGCCGGCCGGGCTGCTGGCACCGAGCAGCGCCCTCGCCTACGACCTGGTGTACGGACCCGGCGCCCGCCCGTTCCTGGACTGGGCCCGGGAACAGGGGGCCGAGCAGGTATCCGACGGTCTCGGCATGCTGGTCGAACAAGCCGCCGAGGCGTTCGCGATCTGGCGCGGCGCACGGCCTGACACCCGTCCGGTATTCGAGACCCTGCGGCGTGATATCGTCGAGGCGTGAACGGAATTCAGGTTTCGTTCAATCTCGTTGTCTACTCTTTAACCCATTGCATCCCGTCGAGGGCCTTCCCATGCGCAAACTGCTTATGCTCACGTCCGTAGGCCTTCTGGCTTTCGCGACCGGCTGCACCACCATCGATCCGTATACCGGCGAGGAACGGGTATCCCGCACGACCATCGGCGCCGGCATCGGCGCGGCCGCGGGCGCGGTGCTCGGCAGCGTGACCAGCAGCCGCAACCGCACCGAACGTGCAATGATCGGCGCCGGCATCGGCGCACTCGCCGGCGGCGCGATCGGCAACTACATGGACCGCCAGGAAGAGGAACTGCGGCAGCAGCTGCAAGGGACCGGCGTCAGCGTGACCCGCGTCGGCGACAACCTGGTTCTGAACATGCCGGGCCACATCACCTTCGACGTGGACCGCACCGAGATCAAGCCCGAGTTCCAGTCGGTGCTGGACTCGGTAGTCCTGGTACTCAATCGCTACGAGCAGACCGGTATCGAAGTCGCCGGACATACCGACAGTACCGGACGGGTCGAGTACAACATGGACCTGTCCGAACGGCGCGCCCGCAGCGTGGCGCATGCGCTGATCACTCGTGGAGTCAACCAGGTACGGGTCGCGACGATCGGGTTCGGACCGCACCAGCCGATCGCGAGCAACGAAACCGCCGAGGGCCGCACCCAGAACCGCCGGGTCGAGCTGACGCTGTTCCCGCTGACCGCAGGGTGAGCCCACTGAGCGCTGGCGGGCCACGGCGCGCAGCAGGGTTCTTGCAACGCTGCCGTTGACACCCAGCGGTCACCCTGCAAGAGGAACGGGCAAGCCACGGAAAGGCACGGACAGACACCGAACAGGGGGTCACCCGTCTTTTCTTCGGTGATGTCCGCGCGTTTCCGTGGCTGCCTGTTCTCGCTGCCAATCGGCGCAATGCAGGCAAGCGGGAGAACGGGATGCAATGCGCGCTGCGCGCACGTTTCACGGTATCCTTGGGGCCCGGTTCGATAGGCCCTTTCCGATGACCCTGCGCGAGCGACTGGTCGAATATGCCCGCCTGGTCCGGCTGGACCGGCCCGTAGGCATTTACCTGCTGCTGTGGCCCACCCTCTGGGCGCTGTGGATCGCGGCAGACGGCTGGCCGCCGCTGGACATCCTGCTGATTTTCGTTGCCGGGGTCACGCTGATGCGCTCCGCCGGGTGCGCGATCAACGATTTTGCCGACCGGCACATCGACGCTCATGTCGAGCGCACCCGATCGCGGCCGCTGGCTCGCGGCAGCATCCAGCCCTACGAGGCGGTCGCGGTATTCCTGGTCCTGTCGGCGATCGCGTTCGTGCTGGTGTTGCTGACCAACCCATTGACGGTCGCGTTCGCGCTGGTGGCCGTAGTACTGGCCGCTACCTACCCGTTCATGAAGCGCTTTCACAGCCTGCCCCAGGTGCATCTCGGTGCCGCATTCGCCTGGGCGGTACCGATGGCCTTCACCGCGGTCACCAACGAACTGCCGCCACCGATCGCCTGGCTGCTGTTCGTGACCACGCTGACCTGGACCGTCGTCTACGACACGTTCTACGGTATGGTCGACCGCAAATACGACCTGGCCATCGGCGTTCGCTCGACCGCGATTCTGTTCGGCGAGCAGGATCGGCTGATCACTGGCATCCTGCAGGGCCTGGTCTGGCTCGGCCTGTACCTGGTGGGGCAGCAGGCCGGCTTCGGCGGGGTCTACCTCGGCGCGCTCGGCCTGGTCGCGCTCCTGATGTTCTACCAGCAGTTCCTGATCTTCGACCGGGAACCCGAGGCCTGCTTCCGGGCCTTTCGCAACAATCACTATCTGGGCCTGGTCGTGCTGGCCGGAATGGTCGCGGATACGCTGCTCGGCGGTGGATGACGGCTTCTTGCCGCTTCTACCCGCAACCAGGCCCGCTCCTGCACCGGGTCCCCGCTGCAGCGGGCTCAGGCGCGCGCCAGCGCGGCCGCGCCGACCCAGATGGCCCCGGCGCGGCGGACCTCACGAGCCAGCATCTCCAGCGTAGTGCCGGTCGTCATCACGTCGTCCACCAGCAGCACCCGCAATCCCGACAGATCCGCGTCGACCCGGAAAGCCTTGCGCAGGTTCGCGCGGCGCGCGCTGCGGCCCAGCCCCTGCTGGCTCGGGGTCGCCAGGACTCGCCGCGCGCTGCGCGTGTCGAGTTCCAGGCCGCGCGCCCGGCACAGACCACGGGCCAGGCGTTCCGCCTGGTTGAAACCGCGCCGGGCGAGACGGCCGTCGTGCAGGGGAACAGGGATGACCCGGTCGACCGCACGGGTGGCCGCGGGATCCAGATACCGCATGAATAGACCCGCCAGCGGCCGGGCCAACTGCGGCCGGCCACCGGCCTTGTAACTCAACAGCAGGCGGTCCAGCGGCCAGGCGTAGGCGAGCGGAGCCCAGGCCGCATCGAACGCCGGCGCCGCGCGCTGGCAGGAAGGGCAAAGCCCCGCGGCCGGCAGCGGCTGGGCACAGGTCGGGCACGGCGATGCCGGTACCACCAGATCCTCGGCACAGTCGGCGCAGATGCCCATCGCCGCCGGGGCCAGACAGAGGACGCAGCGGTCCGGGACGCACCCATCCGCCAACGCGGCCGCCCAGCGGCGCAGCAAAGGGCCCAGTGCCGTCCGCAGGACGCGGGTTTCTGCGTTCGAATCGGTCACGCTGCTATCATGAAATTTTTATCACCCGATAGGCAATGAAGACCAAGACTGTTTCCGGGCGCTCCTGCCGGCGCGCCGCATCGGCCTTCGACTGGGGCAACCTGGTCAGCGTGTCGCTGGCCGGCGTGCCGCTGTTCCTCGTCAGCGGCGACGTGGGCATTGTGACCATCATCGCCGCGATCATGGGCATTGTGCCGCTGATCCTCTGGTTCGGCGCGTCGATGATGGTGTACGCGATGTGCCGACACCACCCGGAGGAGCGGGTTGGGCGTTTCACGCAGTGGGCTGCGTACCGCTATTATGCGCTGATGGGTTCGCTGATCGTGGTCGCCACGTTCTTCCCGCCGGACCTCAATTACTACCGTGCCTACTGGGTCGTGGCTGCGGCCATCCTGATTCCCTGGACCCTGTATGCGCTGCACCGT is a window from the Thioalkalivibrio paradoxus ARh 1 genome containing:
- the ubiA gene encoding 4-hydroxybenzoate octaprenyltransferase, with the protein product MTLRERLVEYARLVRLDRPVGIYLLLWPTLWALWIAADGWPPLDILLIFVAGVTLMRSAGCAINDFADRHIDAHVERTRSRPLARGSIQPYEAVAVFLVLSAIAFVLVLLTNPLTVAFALVAVVLAATYPFMKRFHSLPQVHLGAAFAWAVPMAFTAVTNELPPPIAWLLFVTTLTWTVVYDTFYGMVDRKYDLAIGVRSTAILFGEQDRLITGILQGLVWLGLYLVGQQAGFGGVYLGALGLVALLMFYQQFLIFDREPEACFRAFRNNHYLGLVVLAGMVADTLLGGG
- the aroE gene encoding shikimate dehydrogenase, giving the protein MNSDCYAVVGNPIGHSLSPRIHALFAEQTRQDLVYEARLSDPEHFARDVRAWFGNGLRGLNVTVPFKEDAFRLVDLHTQRAERAGAVNTIWAEADGRLTGDNTDGTGFLRDLTGRLGVDPARNSILILGAGGAARGLLEPLLRGRPARMVVANRTRAKAETLVAAFADLAGDAALSSSGLDDIPPGPYDLVVNATAAGLSASRPELPAGLLAPSSALAYDLVYGPGARPFLDWAREQGAEQVSDGLGMLVEQAAEAFAIWRGARPDTRPVFETLRRDIVEA
- a CDS encoding OmpA family protein, with amino-acid sequence MRKLLMLTSVGLLAFATGCTTIDPYTGEERVSRTTIGAGIGAAAGAVLGSVTSSRNRTERAMIGAGIGALAGGAIGNYMDRQEEELRQQLQGTGVSVTRVGDNLVLNMPGHITFDVDRTEIKPEFQSVLDSVVLVLNRYEQTGIEVAGHTDSTGRVEYNMDLSERRARSVAHALITRGVNQVRVATIGFGPHQPIASNETAEGRTQNRRVELTLFPLTAG
- a CDS encoding ComF family protein; its protein translation is MTDSNAETRVLRTALGPLLRRWAAALADGCVPDRCVLCLAPAAMGICADCAEDLVVPASPCPTCAQPLPAAGLCPSCQRAAPAFDAAWAPLAYAWPLDRLLLSYKAGGRPQLARPLAGLFMRYLDPAATRAVDRVIPVPLHDGRLARRGFNQAERLARGLCRARGLELDTRSARRVLATPSQQGLGRSARRANLRKAFRVDADLSGLRVLLVDDVMTTGTTLEMLAREVRRAGAIWVGAAALARA